CTTCATTTTCTATGCATAAAATTAGATGGAGAATATCTtcgttgtaaaaaaaaaaaaaaaaaagtacacgTTAGCTGATCACGAGGGGAGCCAACAAATTAGAAAATTCAGGCGGGAAATTGGGCGGGAATTAAAAATGCccaataacatcattttaaaaaagaaacaaacccCTCTCTTCCATTGTTTTCACTCTTTCTCAAGCCATTTTGCACACAAAATTGAAAGCTAAAATGGGAAGGAAAGGGAAGAAAACTAGGGTTTCTCgtcaggaagaagaagaaattgaatccGTAGTAGATGAAGAGATGGAATCCGAAGTAGAAGAAGAGGAACAGCAAGAACATATGACTCAATCCTCTGCAAACGAGAAGAGTCTCTACGAGGTAATGAAACATTTACATCTTGTTTGGCTGGTTAATGATGTTTTGGCCTTATATTTGACATTAGATCGGTGCTTTTTTCTCTCTcgttatttcttaaaattctcATATgggtttttctgggtttttgttttatttgtgctCTGGTTGCAGTTTGGCTCAAATTCTATTGAATGCTTGTATATGGTCTAAATGGTAAATTAGGGTTTCTTGTTTTTGCTGCAACTGTTGATTCTTGATTGGATAACTTACAATGGCATTATTACAAATTTTGAATTGGTGAAGCTGCGGTATGTAAATCGGAGTTGGGGAATATGTTTAAGAGTAGGGAGAAGACATTCTTAATCCTACTGaattgtttcattaaaatatatttttaatattctcgCCTTGTTTTGCTTTGTGATTCaattagctttgtaatttttaatgaagTGAGATAACCAAATGACAACCCACTTGTTGTAGGTTCTTGGTGTTGAGAAGGCAGCATCTCAGCAGGAAATAAAGAAAGCGTACTATAAGTTGGCCTTGAGACTCCATCCTGATAAAAATCCTGGTGATGAGGTAATTTGTTTCGGTTccagttttttcttatttgtctttatttttcagTAATAATTCTTTATGAAATGTCATTTTGTCTTCAAATAGGATGCCAAGGAGAAATTTCAGCTATTGCAAAAGGTGATATCAATTCTTGGTGATGAGGAAAAAAGGGCAGTCTATGACCAGACTGGCTGTGTTGATGATGCTGTAAGTGCttcctgtttttgtttttagttatttttataaggATTAACGAGTCTAGGATTACAGGACACTCTCTGGGTGCTAAAATTTGCTGTATGTACTTAATAGCATTTGATTTTGAGGGCAGAAACAGTCTGCCATTGCTTGCAAAAAAACttgcgagttttttttttcttattaatgtgaAAGGAACAAAAACTAATTCATTACATTgctctgaaaataaaaatgaatgattTACTTTTTTGGGGAATCGAAATGTtctcttttcatcaagcattgtGAACGTCATTGCTTCTTTTCTTGTTGATCAGGATCTTGCAGGGGATGTTGTTCAGAATTTGAAGGATTTTTTCAGAACTTTTTACAAAAAGGTCATTTTATCTGGTTCTGCATCTTTCTTGTTTTcatgtattattattttggctTTCCAATAGCTTGAGCTGACACCGGGCTTCAAATTCAGGTCACTGAAGCTGATATTGAAGAGTTTGAAGCAAATTATAGAGGATCTGATTCAGAGAAAAAGGATTTGATTGACCTCTATAAGGAGTGGCAGGGTAACATGAGCAGGTACTGTAGTTTCAGACTTTTATCCCTGGCTTTCTAGTTTCAATTGAACTTCCTTTTTGTGGACTTTGTAGTATGATATTGGACATCCCCCCCCCTGTTTTCAGGCTCTTCTGCTCAATGCTTTGCTCTGATCCCAAGCTTGATTCACACCGATTCAAGGACATTCTGGATGAGGCAATATCTGCAGGTAACAGATTACACTAAACTCTGTAAGATAAGTGGTCAGCAAATGTTCCATCTATGCATTTCCATGGGTTAGAATCTTTGTGACTGTTTTTATACCTTTACATGAAAACTGGGAATCTGAGACCACATGGCTTCTTGGTTCCATCTTGAGATTATCATATCTTTATTAAATCTGATTCCATATCTTTAGCTTAAAAATGGGAAGCTGAGACCACATGGCTTGTTAGCTtccataacatttttttttttacttttgtagGGGAAGTGAAGAGAACCAAAGCTTACCAGAAATGGGCAAAACGAATATCTGAAACAAAACCGCCCACCAACCCTTTAAAAAGGAGGGAGAAGTGAGTATTCtaggatatgttttttttttcatattttaataagttgcccataaatattttaattgtgttttatccTTTGCAGGTCCAAAAAGGAGCCAGAAGCAGATCTATTTGCAATCATATCTGAGCGCCAGAGTAAGAGGAAGAACCAGGTGACTTCCTTTCTCTCGTCCCTGGAGTCCAAATATGGCGGGAGCAATGCAAGTTCAGAACCTACTGAAGAAGAATTTGAAGCAATACAGAAGAAAATGGAAAGCCGCCGTAAGGGCTCCAAGAAGTCGAATCAAAAGTAACTTCATTGTGATAGTGTTTTAAAGTAGAACTTGTTTTTGTACAAATGTTTCTTACTGTGAGCCCTAGATGCAAATGTCTTTGTTCTAGTTATTTCAATGAATGGGATTGCCCGGTGTGTGCATGTAAGGGCCCTTCTTGATAACATTTTGGATGCAGTATCTCTTACTTCAGGTTTTGGCTGTAAAATCTGGATCCAGTCAAAGGCTTGCAtgggcattttttttttaaactccgCGTTGCATGTCTCTGACTTGCATAAAGCCAGTGCTAACTTGGATAATGCAAGACGTAAACCGTGACCTCAGCCGTCCTCGTTTCTCCAAGGTATTTTTTGAAGGAATCCAAAGGCACCTCCGGTCTTGGCCTTTGAGCCTTGGCTGGATAACCCATGCATCTGGGCGTGGTTATTCGGGAAGCTGAAGATTGCTCCAAacagaattaagaaaaaaactaaaagagagacATTTCATGCGCATTGTGACAGGAAACGCTATGGATTTGCACAAagttctctcttctttttttttttcaatttttttggtcgtttgatttttttccaatgTATTTTGGGATTGgagtttgttatttgttttgtttggctTGCTATTTGTTACATGTGATAGTGAGAAATAGAATTAACCCTTGATTGATGCTTGAATTAGatgaatttaacaaaattaaattgaattaaaacaattatagcTACGGGATAGAATTTTAACACTAGACAAGTACTAAAAGAGCAAACATAGGAgagatcaacttttttttttgtcatttgatttttttttgtcatttgattttttaatattaattttttttgttggactttactgtttgtctttttttttgccTAGATATGAGGATTTTGcgataataatgaaaaaattcaacatgtgaTTGATGtatgtttgattttgtaaaataaaatttaattttattgatccaaaataattaaaactttgagatattaaatttgatacttAAAAACATTATTGGGATTGGAAAGGATAGGCATGATAACATGGTTGGTGTGTGCAGAATGAGGCCATTGTGATATGGCGATGCGCGGGACTTTCTTTAATGTTGAAACATCACCTTCCATGGTGGCTTTGGAAGCGGTTTGCCAAGAGTATTCGGGTACTGCAATGTATGTCGATGGAGGAGCAGCGATGAGGCTTCAATGACCTTTTCTTCCttcccctctcttttttctctctcattttttgGGATTCGTATTGATTTGTTAAAATTGAAAGGTATCTTGTCATTTTAtgtccctattttttttattgttatttttggcTTTAagtcatgttttatatttgattttttttcaattcaatcttttaacattgagttagttagaaattgaacttaatgttttttttcttctaatgggGTGATCATGTTCTTATAAAATGAGGTCGCAAGGTTTAAatgttaactcaagttaacattggtttttttcttaagtcatttttttacttcgattttcttttttaattttatccttgttagaaattaagtttcgtgattttttttatttttttttgtaagtcatgagttttgggttattttgtttttatgatataaGTCACGAGTTTTCCTgaattgatttagatttttttttcagtttcatcctttaatattaagttcgacatatgatttaactttatgatcttttttattttgttttttattaggttattccGTTAGCATAATCCGGGTTGTGGGGTTTGGTGGACTTACTAGgctttaactatttttttttgttaattgatttttttatttaattatttcacaTTGAGTTTGTTAAGaattgaacattatttttttattcagggTTCTCTTGCCCTCACAACTCATAACACAAGTTGATTTGgatcgcttttttttttttttttaattttaacttttaacattGAATTGGATAAACATTaagtatcataatttttttcatttcaacgAGCATTCTTTCTGTAAAGATTatcatgataattttgttttttttttaattcaatcaatTTGTTATCAATGtctttattttatcattgaatGAAACAAGCTTATTAGATCATTTGGGTCTATAATACGGTAGTgaatttctcttaattttttaaaacatgtcactaatttttaatatttttaatattaaaaaaattgatataatacGCAATACAATATATGCAAGCAATGTAGTATTGGCTAGATTGAATGGAAAGCAATTTATCTCGATTTCATACCAAACAATCATTGATTTTTCAGCAGCAGCTTCTTTTCCTGCTACGGCCAGGTTAGTGTAAACTGTCGATAAATAACGAGACAAACTTGAACCATGTATTGCGTATGGGCTACTGCTAGGAAAAGTGCTaagcttgaaaaagaaaaaagactctATCTAACTGGGACTTGTATGGACCTCTCTTGGAATTTTACTTCATTTGTGGAGTTGGGGATAATCACCGAGCCCAGCAGACATTTGTTACCCTTTGTAGCTGTCGAACTTCATCACGCATATGCTGATTCAGATCTTGTTTTTTGCAGATAGAAGCGATATCTTAGCTGATTCTTTGCACGAGGAGCAATTcgacaatttctttttctttacatgTTTAGCAGCAAGATCACCATTCACGCTATATTGACACCATACCTCATTGCTCGACACAAAAGCTTAGGTCATTTTTCCTGTTGGATATTAAAGTTTGGGGTCCATTATTTTCCTAAACTAAAGCAACAGAATAACTTTCATCCAAGCTTCACACATATTGCATCCTCTGGTCCACCGACCCAGCTGCTCAGTCAGTGAAGATCTGGCCACAAACTTGGTCTTCATTGAATATTTGAGCCTGTAATTCATTTTTCTTACTTAAATTAGGTCCCAACTAAAGTATGTCCAAACCCCATGATCATACCCGAAGATGGATATGGTAAAGTACTTTATtggttcaaaaacaaaaatttaggACATTCATCATGTGCCCTTAAAGCCACAAACCCACATGAACAACAGCACAAAAATTATGCAACTTTCTAGTAGATGCACATAGCTAATCTCCCAAACCAAAACTAATTTCAGATTATACAAGACATTTTTGTACTAAAATTAAGATTCAAGGATGGTGACTTCACAACTGCATGCTGGGAAACATTCCCCTAAGATACAAGTGATCTTCCATGAACCTGAAAATGCAAGCAAAGCCTTTGCCTTTTTCTTTGGTCTACCATACCTGTCATTGATGCCCTTGTTGTTATTATTCCctctttcattttctatttgGTAGATAGataaaagtgtgtgtgtgtgtctatatatatatatatatatatatatatgcaacaCATTACTCgagtgtgtttgtgtgtgtccCTCCACCTTACCCTCTAGTCCCTTCTTTCTATGCTTTTAGTAAGCCATCAAGTCTTTGATTGAGCTTGCTTagtgctttgattttttattttgattttataaaaaactaaattaaaaaaaattattaattataatcttttcatagctgaaatttttaaatatagtttttagtttttgataagatcaataaattatattaattatctaaacattttcaaacaaaatgtaGTTTCAACCGTACTGATCATTCGACTTAACGGACTCTTTGTCTTTCAGTCAAGTTGTGTTGTGCAAACTCATAATTACGGAATGTAGCTTTACTCTACTTTATTACTGTCTCTTTACCTATAAGGCCCATCCACTCACTCTCTATGGTTGCTTCAATAGTCTCTAGACTCATCTTTTCAGCATCAGTTCCACTCATCTAGTAACTAATTAACACTGTCTATTCCACAACTAGCTGCCAGTATtagccttttctcttcaaagtttgcatccttttcttctcttgtgAGGTAAAATTCTTAACATAGATTTTAGCCATAAAACCCCAAGATTTCTGTGTTAGGATTTgtaagttttcttttaattcggCTTATTATGGAGCTATGACTCATTTATGTTGTGTGGCTTTCTGGGTTCTTGCTGAAGGTTCTAATGGAGGCAGATGCTGCTGAAGTGAAGTCAAAGATGGAAGATTATGAAGTTATTGAGCAGATTGGAAGAGGAGCTTTTGGTTCtgcttttcttgttcttcataaaactgaaaaaaagaagtaagaaattcagttttcttgtaattttattctGGGGTTTCTGTTCTTAGCTCTATGGATCTTTTGCATATAACTAGAGTAATCCACTTGATTAATccaatcaaaattttcatttccATATTAGCATCCAAAAATTGATCCTTGGCATTGAAGAAGATGAACTAGTTTTGGTATTTGGTATTGGttatgttaatttgatttttcaattcaaagcATAAATTTTCTTGATCGAATTTGCGAGTTTGGCTTAGCAGTGGGAGGCAGTGGTTGTGTCGGCACGATCCTTTGTCTGCTAGCAGTCATTGTCTTTAGTCtaaatagttgattttttttttttgcttttccttAGGTATGTGTTGAAGAAGATTCGGTTGGCCAAGCAGACAGAGAAGTTTAAGCGCACAGCTCATCAGGAGGTCACCTTCACTTTTTTACTCCTTTTTGTTTCCCTGCACGAGGGAATTTggaatattttatgttaataagGAATTAGCTTTTGGATATTTTTCGAGTTATTGCTTAAAacatttgttgcaaatttgtcaTTTGATTCATTTTACTCATTAGGAGCCTGGAAAAATAACTAGCATATTCATGGTGTTCTGGTTTACTTGTCTTAATATCTACTTTAAGCTACTTAATCATGACAGAATGTGTTAGAAGTACTGGTATTCTTTTGTATAACCTtgtaaacaaattttaaatgttGTCGCTTTTCATTTGCACTAGTTGCTGTTGTGGAAATACTAGTCAAATTGTGGAAACTTTTCCTcgtaaattttaaaagattcaatgatgattatgattataatcacaattttcatttttcagtcaaagcataaaatactaaaatgttgGTTGAAATGTACTGCAGATGAACTTGATTGCGAAGCTAAATAACCCTTACATTGTGGAGTACAAGGATTCTTGGGTAGACAAGGTAACACATCATTTCTGAATGTTTTTATGTATAATGTCATGGTAAATATGAGCTTTGAGACTAACATTGAGTCAGAATACCTCCCCCCCCATCCACCTTTTGCGCCTACAAAAAAATCTTATGTTTATGTTTCTCTATGCTATGCAGGGAAACTGTGTATGCATAGTAACAGGCTACTGTGAAGGAGGAGACATGTAAGTTTATGTGAAAGCCTGTATCATTGTCCTGGATGGGAtagaagatcaaatttaaatatatatttctgaTCAGACACTTAAGAAATGAAATCCTGatctagaaaattgacatgtaaaACATTCGCATTAGAAGATAATACAAGAGTAAAGCTAGAAGTTAAATACAATGTTAGAACACTTCATGAATGGCTGAATGAAAAGctcattccttttctttccctcCAACCAGGGCTGCAATTATAAAGAAGGCCAGAGGAATATTTTTCCCAGAGGAGGTAATCGTTAAGGTTTTTCAAGTGCTTCAAGTTTATTGATTATTAGCTTCACGTTATCAACATTGTTCTTCTGTTTTGTTGTCCAGAAACTCTGCAAGTGGTTGGCTCAATTGTTGCTAGCTGTGGACTACTTGCATTCTAACCGTGTCCTTCACAGAGATCTAAAGGTATACTTACTCTCACCCATGTGATGAAAGAAAGATTATAAATGGTTTTGCTGCTGACATGAACTCACTGATTGACTTGTTGAATTCCAGTGTTCCAACATATTCCTTACAAAGGAAAATGACATTCGCCTTGGTATGTAAGCCAAAAGAAATACTAGTCAGAAGGATTTTCTTCATCGAGTCTGGATTTtaaatcttctctttttttaagagTAGTATATCTTGTGTGGCATGAACAGGTGACTTTGGACTTGCAAAGCTTCTCAACACAGAAGACCTTGCTTCTTCGGTATGGACTTTATTACATCTCCAGTATATTACTAATTTACTTTGTTTTAACTTGTCAATTGAAATTACACCCCTGATTTCAAACTGTTACAACTTTTCTTCTCAACTTCTTAATGTATTTAATGCCTGCAACTCAGATAGTGTTTGGGTACCATTTAGGGTCCCGGTACAAAATCCTAAGAGCTGGTGTTTGAACTACTTGTCTTAAAATGGTTCTTTTCATCTTTCTGTTTTCTATGCCTTTGCATGTCACTTAGGTAGTTGGCACCCCTAATTACATGTGTCCCGAGCTCCTAGCAGATATACCTTATGGCTACAAATCAGACATATGGTCACTTGGTAAGAAATCTGGAAGCATGGTtttgaatttatcaaatttatttctgCACTGGCAATAAGATATATCTGATGTTTCAGGATGCTGTATGTTCGAAATTGCAGCACATCAACCAGCATTTAGAGCTCCTGTAAGTACAGGTCTTATCTTCTGATACGAATGTAGCATAAATATAATTTGGTTACCAGCATAGCACCTGCAATTTACTTTAGTATGAACTTCAAAGTACGATAAATAAATAGTAACTTGAACAGGATATGGCTGGacttatcaacaaaataaacagaTCCTGCATTTCTCCTCTTCCAATTGTGTATTCCTCCTCGCTGTAAGTGCTTTCTTTCCCAACTTTGTCTTAAATTCCATTTATCTACTCTTAACACCCGTAATAATAGCCATGctatatttttcttctcctgAATACCCATGCGTGTATCATTGTAACTTTAGTGGTCTGAATGTATAAGATGATTCTCTTGGTCAATATTTAAGAGATGAGTTCCATGCCACAGGAAACAAATTATTAAGAGCATGCTGAGGAAGAACCCAGAACACAGACCAACAGTAAGTTTGACTGATCCAAGTTTTTATTCTGTTAATTTTAACACCACAATCCATTCTTATATCTTCACGCTTTGACATAATAGGCTGCAGAATTATTGAGGCATCCACATTTGCAACCACATCTCCTCCGTTGCCGCAATGCATCTTCAGTTTTTCTTCCAATATATCCCATAAACAACTCAAAGGAGAAAACCAGAAGAAAATCATTGCCTGCCAAACTCAGTGTTGGCAAAGACTACAGAGACAAGGACGTTGGTGCATCAAAGCAGCCAGAATACGAATATCCATTTGAGAGAAATGTTGAAGCACAACGAAGCAATTTACCTCAGAATGACAAGCCAACATCAATGTCTAGCACAGAATACAGCCTGGAAAACAAGACGGTTGATCCTACAAGCTGTTCAGTGGAAGTATCTGATGGTCCTAAAGACAGCTCCACTGATTCTGAAACAAGTGTTTGCAATGGAGAGAAGCAAGCAGATTGTAGCAGTCCACCTCAAAAGGATGGCACTGAAATTGAGTCTACCTCAGAGAGCATCCCAAATTCTCAGCATGAAGCAGATTGTAGCAGTCCACCTCAAAAGGATGGCACTGAAATTGAGTCTACCTCAGAGAGCATCCCAAATTCTCAGCATGAAGCAGATTGTAGCAGTCCACCTCAAAAGGATGGCACTGAAATTGAGTCTACCTCAGAGAGCATCCCTAATTCTCagcatgaagaagaagaacccaGTGCTCTGCGTTTTCAAGATTTGCAAGAGGTTGATGTCAAAATTGTGACCTCAAAGGATCAAGCAACATTTTGCAGCGGACAATTTCCTGAAGAAGTTCAAACAGATGGGAAGGGTGATACAGTAGATGAAACCAGGAAACTGGAAATGCCTAGCCTGAGTTGTGCCAATCATGATGCCGCCTCTGATGATAAAAGCCCACCATCAACTGTAAATGAACCTTATGCAGAGGCCTTACAGAAACCAGAAAGTCCTGATGTGTATACAGAAAGTACTCATATAGAGTACTTGTCATCTGAAAGTAATGATGTACTTCCATGTAAAGTTGAAATACAAGCAAAACCAGAAAACAACAATTGCTCCATGGACACAGAGAAAGATGATATCCATGCGATGACTAATGCACAATTGCTGAGCACACTTGCTGCACTAACAGGCGATGAAGCCAAGAGCGAGTGGGAGAATCCAAGTCAACAAAGAGCTGATGCTCTAGAGTCTTTGCTAGAGCTATGTGCACGGCTACTTAAACAGGAAAAGATCGATGAGCTTGCTGGTGTGCTAAAGCCATTTGGAGAAGAAATGGTCTCATCCAGAGAAACAGCAATCTGGTTGACAAAAAGCCTCATGTCTCAGCAAAAACTTAATGAAGGGACCTGATATTTGAGGTGATTACAACTAATTTATTCATTGTTGTGAGAAAATGTATCTAGTTAATTGTGTTTGACATATAGTGTGTTTTTCCAGAGTGTTGTTTGATTGGAGAGTACTACTTGAAACATTTTTacggattgtttttttattgctggCTTTGATGGAAATAAACTcctgagaaaagaaaaaaaacatctttacaATTTGTAGAACTATGTTGTCAAGTGGGTCAGAAGGCACCAAAAGATCAAAAGGCTAAACCGAAATTTAGGCAGATGCTCTGAAGCAAGTTTCCACTGCATGTAGTCTCTGCTAAAGAACGCATCATTTTGTAAGCAATCAAATTGATTAGTGTTCTGCTCGTCCATATATGCGGATGGACCTTTGAATTGAAAGAATTCACTGATCCTTCGAACTAAACATTTTCCCTTAAATTGTATGCTTTATAGCAGAATGGGGCGGGCCTGttatttttgttccttttcttttcttttcttttctttctttttaaaaagaaaaatgctatGCGTCAATCACAACTAATACACAGAAATGGAGCAGGAAAAATATCTGTaacaaattgatcaaattatatataaacagaGAATAATTTTAACCACCTTTGTTACATAAATCAACCATTTTTCCCACCTCTTCGTTCTAAGATACTTGTTTATTCACTCCCTTTCCTGTATATTATCATCTTTCTCCTGTTTGAAGAGCTTACTGCAAATAATAGgcaaagaatgacaaaagggAAGCCCCAATCAAGGATCCAACAACAGGCAAGGTTGCGGATGCTCCACTGGTAGGGGAGGGAGCAGGAGCTGAGATCTCATCAGCTGCCAAGGCTGCACTCATGGAGGCAGCTACGACGAGGACAGCGCAGGAGATCTTCTTCAATTCCATGATGCAAAATGCAAGAGTGATGCTAGCTGCCTTGGAGATGAAGAAAGGGTTTTGATTCGTTTTGCTTTATGCAGGTCTGAGTGGTTTCAAATGGTGGTGAATGCGTATTTACAAGGAGCACCGAGGCTATTTTAAGGAAGAAAATGGTTAATGTTAGTTTTGCAATGATTGGTCTTGCATGTAACAAGGATTCACAAGGTGGCTGGCACCGCAGTCTGATGTTTACTTGTAATAGCTTTGCGGTGAAGAAAATTTTGGCTGCAAATTGGCCTGTATTTTTCGCACAAATTATGAAACAATTCATACACCACATCCTAGTTAAGCTGGTTAAGTTGTcttaatagataaataattggAGGTTTGGATTATATGCCGGAATTTTAAATCATGTTCATTAGATCATGACTCATTAATTTAAGGCATGTTTTTGACTAATTTGAAGCACTTGGAAAGGTAACCTCGTCATAAGTCATTGACATTGAATTATGAGCTAGCATGCCATAAGTCATTAACAGAAAACCCAAGAAAATGCCTTCTGAATCAGTTGGCAATTATTTTTGACTCGAGATTAATCCGGTTTGATAATTGCCGAGCTGGTAATGATTGCTCTAACACACCAAGGGTTTTAGGGTGGctggataaaatattttatttccttctctcATTTTTATCCGTCCATCACTTAGATTTccgaatattttaaaaaaaaaccctgtcTGGAAAAACGCAGTCGTCTAATTTGAGATAGAGTTGCCATCAATATAATAATGGAGGATAAGAT
The Populus nigra chromosome 3, ddPopNigr1.1, whole genome shotgun sequence genome window above contains:
- the LOC133689532 gene encoding serine/threonine-protein kinase Nek6-like, producing MEADAAEVKSKMEDYEVIEQIGRGAFGSAFLVLHKTEKKKYVLKKIRLAKQTEKFKRTAHQEMNLIAKLNNPYIVEYKDSWVDKGNCVCIVTGYCEGGDMAAIIKKARGIFFPEEKLCKWLAQLLLAVDYLHSNRVLHRDLKCSNIFLTKENDIRLGDFGLAKLLNTEDLASSVVGTPNYMCPELLADIPYGYKSDIWSLGCCMFEIAAHQPAFRAPDMAGLINKINRSCISPLPIVYSSSLKQIIKSMLRKNPEHRPTAAELLRHPHLQPHLLRCRNASSVFLPIYPINNSKEKTRRKSLPAKLSVGKDYRDKDVGASKQPEYEYPFERNVEAQRSNLPQNDKPTSMSSTEYSLENKTVDPTSCSVEVSDGPKDSSTDSETSVCNGEKQADCSSPPQKDGTEIESTSESIPNSQHEADCSSPPQKDGTEIESTSESIPNSQHEADCSSPPQKDGTEIESTSESIPNSQHEEEEPSALRFQDLQEVDVKIVTSKDQATFCSGQFPEEVQTDGKGDTVDETRKLEMPSLSCANHDAASDDKSPPSTVNEPYAEALQKPESPDVYTESTHIEYLSSESNDVLPCKVEIQAKPENNNCSMDTEKDDIHAMTNAQLLSTLAALTGDEAKSEWENPSQQRADALESLLELCARLLKQEKIDELAGVLKPFGEEMVSSRETAIWLTKSLMSQQKLNEGT
- the LOC133689014 gene encoding chaperone protein dnaJ 6-like, yielding MGRKGKKTRVSRQEEEEIESVVDEEMESEVEEEEQQEHMTQSSANEKSLYEVLGVEKAASQQEIKKAYYKLALRLHPDKNPGDEDAKEKFQLLQKVISILGDEEKRAVYDQTGCVDDADLAGDVVQNLKDFFRTFYKKVTEADIEEFEANYRGSDSEKKDLIDLYKEWQGNMSRLFCSMLCSDPKLDSHRFKDILDEAISAGEVKRTKAYQKWAKRISETKPPTNPLKRREKSKKEPEADLFAIISERQSKRKNQVTSFLSSLESKYGGSNASSEPTEEEFEAIQKKMESRRKGSKKSNQK